Proteins encoded within one genomic window of Calonectris borealis chromosome 1, bCalBor7.hap1.2, whole genome shotgun sequence:
- the CLN5 gene encoding bis(monoacylglycero)phosphate synthase CLN5 — protein MGAARRYRLLLLLLTAAWRLCFSGTLRSPQRRWPVPYRRFDYRPKTDPYCQARYTFCPTGSAIPVMKEEDVIEVYRLQAPVWEFKYGDLLGHLKIMHDAVGFKSSLTGKSYTMEWYELFQLGNCTFPHLRPGMDAPFWCNQGAACFYEGIDYAHWKENGTLVLVTTISGAMFNEMAKWVKYDNETGIYYETWTVQASPDKQSVVWFDSYECSKFILRTYQKLADLGAVFKKIQTNYTSIILFSGEPIFLGNETSIFGPLGNKTLAAAIRDFYYPFKPHRTVGEFFVDLLKIIDRVILNRQFYLFYNLEYWFLPMKFPYLKIIYEEVPLPIGSKTSFGG, from the exons ATGGGTGCCGCCCGCCGCTAccggctgctcctgctgctgctgacggCGGCTTGGAGGCTGTGTTTCTCGGGGACGCTCCGCTCCCCGCAGCGGCGGTGGCCGGTGCCTTACAG GCGCTTTGATTACCGTCCAAAAACTGATCCTTACTGCCAAGCTCGTTACACCTTCTGTCCCACTGGCTCTGCCATTCCAGTTATGAAAGAAGAGGATGTCATTGAAGTGTATCGATTACAGGCTCCAGTATGGGAATTCAAATATGGGGACCTACTAGGACATTTG aaaattatGCATGATGCTGTGGGTTTCAAGAGTTCGCTAACGGGCAAAAGCTACACAATGGAGTGGTATGAGCTCTTCCAGCTTGGGAACTGCACATTTCCACATCTCCGGCCTGGCATGGATGCACCATTCTGGTGTAACCAGGGAGCTGCCTGCTTTTATGAAGGAATAGATTATGCACACTGGAAGGAAAATGGAACTTTAGTTCTTGTGACCACAATATCAG GAGCCATGTTTAATGAAATGGCAAAATGGGTAAAATACGACAATGAGACTGGCATTTACTATGAAACCTGGACAGTTCAAGCAAGTCCCGACAAACAATCAGTAGTATGGTTTGACTCTTACGAATGCTCTAAATTTATACTGAGAACGTACCAGAAGCTAGCTGACTTAGGAGCTGTATTTAAGAAGATACAAACAAACTATACCAGCATAATTTTGTTCAGTGGAGAACCTATTTTTTTGGGAAATGAAACATCTATTTTTGGACCTCTAGGAAACAAGACATTGGCAGCAGCTATAAGAGACTTCTATTACCCATTCAAACCTCATCGGACAGTCGGAGAGTTTTTTGTGGATCTTTTAAAGATAATTGATCGTGTCATCTTGAATCGTCAGTTTTACCTCTTCTACAACTTGGAATACTGGTTTTTACCTATGAAGTTCCCTTAtctcaaaataatttatgaagAGGTCCCTTTACCTATTGGAAGCAAAACATCCTTTGGTGGATAG